From the Gemmatimonadales bacterium genome, one window contains:
- a CDS encoding tetratricopeptide repeat protein, which yields MPNIAEFHPQIVHFIVVLGFVGVGLRILSLLVKVEWFKPAATLALLAAATAGVLAARSGSEAHGPAERIPGARAAVQEHEELGERARNLFLVVAGFEILALAVRKREKVRRIALVGSAVAGVVAAFFLFEAAEHGGRVVYGYAGGVGTRSGDPADVKHLLVAGLYNGARAKREAGDTASAARLTEELARQMPEDFGVQLLAARSQLVDLHDPAAAMAVLDRMQVPADNPRMALQAGMLRSDVYVAMGQPDSARAVLQQLTAQYPDNPMVKRVIGEASAKLP from the coding sequence ATGCCCAACATCGCCGAGTTTCATCCGCAGATCGTCCACTTCATCGTGGTCCTTGGCTTCGTCGGCGTTGGGCTCCGGATTCTCTCGCTGCTGGTGAAGGTCGAGTGGTTCAAGCCCGCCGCCACGCTGGCGCTGTTGGCCGCCGCCACGGCCGGCGTGCTGGCGGCCCGTTCCGGCTCCGAGGCGCACGGGCCCGCCGAACGGATCCCAGGCGCGCGTGCGGCCGTGCAGGAGCACGAGGAACTCGGGGAGCGGGCGCGGAATCTCTTCCTCGTCGTCGCCGGCTTTGAAATCCTCGCGCTCGCCGTGCGCAAGCGGGAAAAGGTGCGGCGGATCGCGCTGGTCGGCTCCGCCGTCGCGGGCGTCGTCGCCGCCTTCTTTCTTTTTGAGGCGGCAGAGCATGGGGGTCGAGTGGTGTACGGGTATGCTGGTGGCGTCGGCACCCGCTCCGGGGATCCCGCGGACGTCAAACACCTGCTCGTCGCCGGGCTGTACAACGGGGCGCGCGCCAAACGGGAGGCCGGCGACACGGCGAGTGCCGCCCGGCTGACCGAGGAACTCGCCCGGCAGATGCCGGAGGATTTCGGCGTGCAACTGCTTGCCGCACGGTCCCAGCTGGTTGACCTGCACGACCCAGCCGCGGCCATGGCGGTGCTGGACCGCATGCAGGTTCCCGCGGACAATCCCCGCATGGCGCTGCAGGCGGGCATGCTCCGAAGCGACGTCTACGTGGCGATGGGCCAGCCGGACTCAGCGCGCGCCGTCCTGCAGCAGCTGACGGCCCAATACCCGGACAATCCCATGGTGAAGCGGGTGATCGGGGAGGCCAGCGCAAAGCTGCCCTAG